CGTGATAGAGATTGCCACCGCGATCAAAAACCACTTGTTCGATGCCTCTTTCTAGGGCCCGTTGGGCCACCAGTTTACCCACGGCAGCCGAGGCTTCTTGGGTAGCGGTGGATTCCAATTCCCCGCGCAAGGTGGCCTCTAGGGTAGAAGCGGCCGCGAGGGTGTGTTGGGCTACGTCGTCGATAATTTGGGCGTAGATGTGGTTATTAGAACGAAATACGGATAAACGCGGCCGTTCAGCAGTGCCATTAATTTTGCGACGCACACGCTGGTGACGACGACGGACTGATTCTTTGCGACTAAGTTTCATGGTTTATTTTTTACCTCCTTTACCGCCTTTAGCGCCTTTACCGCCAGCTTTACCAACTTTGCGACGGACAACTTCACCAAGATAGCGAATCCCTTTTCCTTTATAAGGTTCGGGGGGACGAACTTCGCGGATTTTAGCGGCAATGTTACCGACGGCTTCTTTGTCGATGCCACTGACGATAACTTGGGTGTTGTTTTCTACGGCGACGGAAACACCATCGGGCATCTCCATTTCCACCTGTTTACTGTAACCAACAGTAAGAACTAATTTACTACCCTGCGCTTGGGCGCGGTAGCCCACCCCTTGGATATCGAGGCGTTTTTGAAAGCCAGTCGCGACTCCTTCTACCATGTTGGCCACTAGAGTTCTACAGAGTCCGTGGCGTTCTCTGGCAGTACGCGAATCGTCTTGACGGGTAACGAGCAGGGTTTCGCCATCTTTATCGATGGCGACGGCGGTGGGTAGGGTTCTCTGGAGAGTTCCTTTAGGCCCCTTCACCGTCACGGTAGCACCATCGATATCGACGGTGACTTTATTGGGAATAGGGATCGGGCGTTTGCCAATACGAGACATAACAGTTATCAGTTATCAGTTATCAGTTATCAGGGAAGAGTTATCAGTGGGTCAGCTATCGGGTTTAAACTTGGAAAGGCTGACGGCTGATAGCTTATCCTTGTTTACCAGATGTAGCAAAGGACTTCGCCGCCAACGTTTTGTTTACGGGCCTCGCGATCGGTCATAATGCCTTTAGAGGTGGAAACAATGGCGATGCCAATGCCACCGAGGACGCGAGGTAAGTCTTTACTATTGGAATAAACTCGCAGGCCCGGTTTACTGACTCTGGTGAGGGTAGTAATGATCGGTTGACGGTTTTTGCCTTTATATTTGAGGGAAAGCACTAATTGAGATTTAATCCCCTCACCCACTTCCTCAAAGTCAGCAATAAAGCCTTCGTCTTTGAGAACTTGGGCAATACTGCGCGTCATCCGCGTGGTGGGGATTTGAGTAGTGGTCTGCCGAACCGCGCAAGCGTTACGGATGCGGGTCAGCATATCCGAGATGGTATCGTTAGCAGACATGAATTACCTGTTTTTCTCCTAAATTGGGATCAACATCAGTGGTCAGTTATCAGTTATCAGTGGGTCAGTTATCAGATTTGAGTATTAAGTGAGTAGTATTAAATAGCAGGTTCCTGCTGTCTTTTCACTCAATCACTGTTTACTGTTTACTGTTGACTGTTCACTGTTCACTTATTTACCGGTCACTGTTTACTTTTCTCTTGATTGATTTATCTAAAGGGCATTCCCATCTCTTTGAGGAGGGCGCGTCCTTCTTCGTCGTTTTTAGCGGTGGTGATGATTGAGATGTCCATCCCGCGAATTTGATCGATTTTGTCGTATTCAATTTCAGGGAAGATCAACTGTTCACGAATGCCTAAACTGTAGTTACCACGACCATCAAAACTGTTACCACTGATACCGCGAAAGTCGCGAATGCGTGGTAAGGCC
This portion of the Microcystis aeruginosa NIES-2549 genome encodes:
- the rplR gene encoding 50S ribosomal protein L18, which codes for MKLSRKESVRRRHQRVRRKINGTAERPRLSVFRSNNHIYAQIIDDVAQHTLAAASTLEATLRGELESTATQEASAAVGKLVAQRALERGIEQVVFDRGGNLYHGRVKALAEAARSAGLNF
- the rpsH gene encoding 30S ribosomal protein S8, whose product is MSANDTISDMLTRIRNACAVRQTTTQIPTTRMTRSIAQVLKDEGFIADFEEVGEGIKSQLVLSLKYKGKNRQPIITTLTRVSKPGLRVYSNSKDLPRVLGGIGIAIVSTSKGIMTDREARKQNVGGEVLCYIW
- the rplF gene encoding 50S ribosomal protein L6, which produces MSRIGKRPIPIPNKVTVDIDGATVTVKGPKGTLQRTLPTAVAIDKDGETLLVTRQDDSRTARERHGLCRTLVANMVEGVATGFQKRLDIQGVGYRAQAQGSKLVLTVGYSKQVEMEMPDGVSVAVENNTQVIVSGIDKEAVGNIAAKIREVRPPEPYKGKGIRYLGEVVRRKVGKAGGKGAKGGKGGKK